CTCATCGATCCGCTCTATTTCGCGGGGATGGCGGCCGTTCTCGTCTGGGCCTTCGGTGTCCCCGGCGCCGCGGTCGCCCTGCTCGTCCTCGCGACCGACTTCCCGGCACGCTTCTTCTGGACCGGTGGCGCCTACCTGCGCTGGGACTGGCTCTTCTTCACCGTCGCCGCGGTCGCCTGCCTGCGCCGCGGACGTCCGTACCTGGGTGGCGCGGCGTTCGCCTATGCCGCCCTGCTGCGGATCTTCCCGATCTTCCTCGCGGTCGGTCCGGCGGCCATCCTGCTCGCCGAGCTGGTCCGCCAGTGGCGGGCGGCTTCCGGCCGACCCCTCGAGCGTCTGCGCACTGCCCTGGCGTCCGAGGCGGTGCGACCTTCCGTTCGGTTTGTCGCGGGAGCGCTGGTCGCCGCCGCCGTCCTCATCCCCGCGAGCCTCGTCGTCAACGGCGGCCCCCCGGCCTACCGCCAGTTCTTCGCCAATACGATCAAGCATCAGCACACTCCGCTCACCAACCACATGGGGTTGCGCACCGTAGTGAGCTTTCGGCCGGCGGAAGTCGGGCGTGAGCTCCACTCGGAGAGTGCCCCGGAGCCGTGGGAACGCTGGAAAGAGGCGCGCCTGGCCGCCTGGGGCCGGTCGCGAGCACTCGCTGCCGGTATCGCTCTCGCGGCGCTGCTGGCGGTGGCCCTCGGGGCGATCCGGCACCGCGAGCTCTGGATCGGAGCGGCGCTCGGAGTCGCCTTCATCCCCTTCGCCGTCGAGTTGACCTCCTACTACTACGCGTTCCTCGTCGTGCCTGCACTGCTCTGGACGGCGCGCCGGGAGGCCGGTATCGCGCTGCTCCTGCTCGGCGCGTTCGGCCTCTTCGTTTCGCTGGCACCGCTTGCGGGCATGCCCACCTGGAGGGACGAGCAGTACACGCTGATCTCCCTGGCGACCCTGCTGACGTTGCTCTTCGTTCTGCTGCGATTCGCCTTTGCGAAGCCGCTGTTCCAGCCCCCCTCCCACCCTGTCTAACGACCTGAACAGGAAAGTCGCGACGCCCGAGCAGCTTCGGCCCGAGACAATCCGCAACCCAAGAGGAGCAACGATCATGAATCACTCCAAGCGCTTCATCGGCGGCCTTCTCGGAGTCGGTCTGGCCTTTCTGAGCCAGTCCGTCTCGGCCGGCGGGCCCGGGACCGTCAAATTCGACCAGTCGAGCGTCTCGGTCCTCGAGGAGGCCGGAGTCGCCATCGTCGTTGTCGAGCGCTCGCAGGGAGAAGATGGCCCCATCACGGTCGCCTATTCTTCCGCCGACGTCACGGCTACGGCCGGCGCCGACTACACCGCTGTCTCCGGGACGATCTCCTGGGCCAGCGGCGACGGCGGGAACAAGACCATCACGGTGCCGATCCTCAACGACGCCTCCCCGGAAGGCGGCGAAACCCTGCTGCTGGCGCTTTCGAACGCCACCGGCGGCGCGACGATCGACCCGACGCGCAGCACCGCGAGCGTGACCATACTCGCGAGTGACGGTGGGTCCGGTGGCTCGGGTGGCTCGGGTGGGTCCGGTGGCAGCGGTGGCAGCGGCGGCTCGGGTGGGTCCGGTGGTAGCGGTGGCAGCGGCGGCTCCGGCGGCAGCGGCGGCTCCGGCGGCAGCGGCGGCTCCGGCGGCAGCGGCGGCTCCGGCGGCTCGGGTGGCAGCGGCGGCTCCGGCGGCAGCGGTGGCTCGGGTGGCAGCGGCGGTTCCGGCGGCTCCGGTGGCTCGGGTGGCAGCGGCGGCTCGGGTGGCAGCGGCGGCTCGGGTGGCAGCGGCGGCTCCACGGGCGACGGCTCGGGCGTCATCAAGTTCGACGAGAACACCTTCCTCGGCCTCGAGAGCGGCGGCGTCGCAGTGATCACCGTCGAGCGGTCGCACGGTGAGACCGGCTCGGCCTCGATCGACTACTCGACCTCCAACGGCACGGCGAGCGACTCGTCGGACTACGTCGCGGTCGCCGGCACGATCAGCTGGGGACCCGGAGACGGCTCGACCCGGACCTTCACCGTTCCGCTGATCAATGACGGGGTCGCCGAAGGCAACGAGACGGTGAATCTCATCCTCTCCAATCCGACCGGCGGCGCGATCATCGACGCCGAGCGCGGCACGGCCGTCCTCGTCATCACGGAGACCGGCGGTGTGCCTCCGGGAGGCGGCAACAACAGTCGCCCGGGCACTTTCAAGTTCGGCGAAGCGAGCTACCAGGTGATCGAGGGACAGTCCTTCGCGGTGATCACCGTCGAGCGCTCGCAGGGCGAGTCCGGAGCGGTTTCGGTCGACTATTCGGCGGCAGCCGGAAGCGCCTCCGCAGGGGACGACTTCGAGGCGGTCTCGGGGACCTTCTCCTGGGGCTCCAACGACGGCAGCACCCGGACGTTCCAGGTGCCGATCGTCAACGACACGCTCTCCGAGGGCAGCGAGACCATCCTTCTCGACCTCTCCCGGGCGACCGGCGGCGCCGGCATCGACTCGGTCCGCGGCTCGGCGCTGCTCAACCTGCTCGACGACGACGGCTCGCAGGCCAACTGCGTCCCGAGCGCGACCAACATGTGCCTGCTCGGCGGGCGGTTCGCCGCCCAGATCACGTACCGGACACCGAACGTCGGCACCGGCGCGGGCAAGGCGGTCACCTACTCGAACCAGACCGGACTCTTCTGGTTCTTCAACCAGGAGAACGTCGAGATGCTGCTCAAGGTCGTCGACGGCTGCGACGTCCCCGGGTTGAACGCCTACTGGGTCTTCTTCTCGGCGACCACCAACGTCGACTTCACTCTGACGGTGACCGACACGCAGACCGGCATCTCGAAGCAGTATCGCAATCCGCTCGGCCTCGCGGCCGAGCCGATCCAGGACGTCGCGACCTTCACGGCCTGTCCGCAGTAACCTTCCCACGGAATTCGCCCCCGCTTCACCCCTCACCTTCGGCGGCCCCGGATCTTCTCTCCGGGGCCGCTGTCTTTTTGGGCCCGCCACGCCGCCCGCTGTCCGCCGCCGCCTTCGCCATAGGATGCCCGGGTGCCACTCCCGCACTCTCTGCTTCGCCCCCTGTTCGCCTGGCCGATGGTCTTTCTCGTTCTGGCGTCGTCCGCGAATCCCGCGCGCGCCGGTGCCCCCGACCGGAAATCGGCCGCGCGAGAAGAGTGCGAACGCCTGAACGACACGGGCAGCTACGCCGAGGCGCTTCCTCACTGTCGGGACGCTGCCGATCTGCGCCGCCCCGTCGAATCCGGACTGGCAGACGGCGACCTCGGAAGATCGCTCACCAGCCTCGGCCTCGCCCTCGAGATGACCGGTGACCGGCGAAGCGCCGAGGCGAGCTATCGCGAGGCGCTCGCACTCCATCGGAGCGTCGGACAGCACGAGGCGGAGGCACTCGTGCTGTCGAATCTCGCAGCACTCGCGATCGGCGGCGGCGACTACGCCGCCGCGCTCGCCTGGCTCGCCGCCGAGGAGGCGGTCACCCGCCGCGCGCTCGCCGAAAGCGACGCGGAGTGGGCCCCGGCCGAGCTCGACTATGTGCGCATGAACCGCAGCGTCGCACTCGAGCAGCTGGGCGCCTACGCCGAGGCACTCGCCGAGATTCGCCCGGTGGCCGACCACCTCCTCGCCGCCGGGGACGAGAACACCGCGCGCCGCGAGTCGGCCGCGCTGGCGGTGAACCTGGCGGTGCTCTACCGCAATCTCGGAGACCCCCGACGCGCCCTGACGCTCCTCGAACGCGCCCGTCTCGTCTACGAAAGGCTGGGTGACCGCTCGGCGCTCGCCAACGTGCATCTCAACCGCGGCCTGGCTTACCAGCTCAACCTGCGCGAGCCGGAGCGCGCCGACGAGGAGCTCTCCCGGGCTCTCGCGCTCGCCCGCGAGAGCGGCGACCGCGGCGAGGAGATCCGCACTCTCTGCGCGCTCGGCGACCTGCGCCGCGCGGCAGGCCGCCTTTCCGCCGCGCGGGCGGCTTTCGAAGAGGCGATGGTCGCGGCCGTCGCCTCCGACGCAATGGCCGGCCGTTGGACAGCGCAGGCCGGCCTCGGGCGCGTCGCGCGGGACGCCGGCGATCCCGCGCTGGCGCTCGTTCACCTGCGCGCCGCCATCGCCGGGATCGAGTCGACGGGAGCGGCGCTCGGCGATGCCGCGCTGCGCGGCGGCCTGCTTTCGGATCAACGCGCGGTCTATGCCGCCGCGGTCGACCTCCTGGCGGAACGCGCCCTCGAGCTCGAGGGGCCGGAGGAAGAGCGCGCCGCGCTCGAAGCGCTCACCATCGCCGAGCAGGCGCGCGCGCGCGAGCTGCTCGACGCTCTGGCGGGAGGCGGATCCGGTGCGCCTCTCCTTGCTGCCGGGCTCGCTGCCTCGAGCGCTCGCCTCGGACCAGCCCTCGTCTACTTCTTCGGCGAACGCCACCTCTGGCGCTTCGAGCACGAGGACGGCCGCTGGCGAATCGCTGCGGCGGGCGAACCGGCTGAGATCCGCGCCCTCGTCACCCTCGTACATCGCCCCCTGGCACGCGCCGAACCTGCGCCAACCGACGTGCTCGCGCGGTTGAGCCATCTGCTGCTGCCAGAGCGGCTGCCGGCCGGATCCGAGCTGCGAATCGTGCCCGACGGTCGGCTGTTCTATCTCCCGTTCGAGCTCCTGCCGGATCCGGAGCGCTCGGGGAGGAACCTCGTCGAGCGGCTCGCTGTGAGCTATCTGCCCAGTCTCTCGGTGCTCGCGCACCTGCGCAGCCCGGCGAGGGCGGCGCGCTGGAACGTCGCCGCCCTGGCCGATCCAGAGCTTCCGATTCGCCCTGCGGCCGGTGGCTCGAGCTCGCTGGCGGATCTCCTCGCGCAGCGCTTCGGCCTGCCACCGCTCCCAGGCGCCGCTCGCGAAGCTCGCGACGCAGCGGCGCGCCTGGGAGAGCCCAGCACAGTCGAGCTCGGGCGCGCGGCAACGGAAACGAAACTGCGCGAGCTGGCCGGCGAAGGGGTTCGCATTCTGCACATCGCGGCGCACACCGTCGTCGACGAATCGATCGCCGGGGGCGTCGCGCTCTTCCTCGCCCCCGGGGATCGGGTGGCCGATCCCAGCGGCGCGGCCGGCGATCCCGCGCTCGCCACCGCGGACGACGGCCTCGTGACCGCGGCGGAGCTCGCGCGAATGCCCCTGGAGGTCGATCTCGCGGTCCTCTCCGGTTGCCGTACTGCAGTCGCCGAGACGGGGATGACCGGCGGCGACGGAGCAGGAGGAGGGCGCGCCCTCGCCAGCCTCTCGGGAGCCCTTCTCGGCGCTGGATCTCGGGGCGTGGTCGCCTCTCTCTGGGAAGTAGGAGATGCCGCGACCGCAGCCCTCATGGAGCAGTTCTACTTCGAGCTCGCCCGGGGAGTCCGGCCGGCGACCGCGCTGCGCCGCGCCAAGCTCCGCCTCGCCCGCGATCCGCGCTGGGCCGAGGCTCCGGGCTGGGCCGGATTCGTGCTTCTCGGAGACCCGGGGGCGATCGCGCCGCCGCGGGCCACCTGGCGCTGGCTCGGCGGAGCGCTCGCGGCGCTTACCCTGGGCGGCACGCTCATGCTGCGGCAGCGGCGCGGCCGGGGGCGATCCCCGGCTTCAACTCTGGGCTAGTTCGCCGGCTCGAGGCGGAAAGCAGCGGGTAAGGACTGGGCGACGGCGTTGCCCGCGACATCGAGTGCCGTCACGCTCCAGCGATAGGTTACGAACGACTCGAGCTTCGTCGCGAGCTCGGGAGGTGTGGCGACTCGCGGCGTTTCCACGGTGCCCTGCCAGAGAAGATCGCCGGCGACATCGCGCACTTCGACGCGATAGCTCGCGGCCCCGGGCACCGCGCGCCAAGAAAACCCGGACGGCTGGGCGCTCTCCACTCCCACGGGAGCATCGAGGAGAACCTCTCCGCTGCGCACGACGTCGGAGCTCAGGGCATCCGGGGCGTCAGGGAGAGCCGGCGCGAGGTTCCTGTGGCCCCATTCGAAGGTGAGCCCCAGCCCGATCACGATCAGAGCGGCCGCCGCCCATCGGCTCCAGAGCGACATCTCGCCCCGGCCTGCGGATACCTTCGCCCGTTTCGCCCGCGCCGCGACCGCCGGAGCCATCGGCAGGACGCGAGCCAGTTGCGGAGCGAGGGGGACTTGCGGGGTCTCGCGCGCCGGCGGCGAGACCGCCAACTGCTCCGCGACCCAGGCGATCTCGGCCGCTTCGGCAGCGCTCTGCGGCGCGGCGGTGAACGCTCCGGCGAGCGCGAGCTCGGCCGAGCAGGCAGAACACCCGGCTGCGTGGGCGCGCAGGGCCTCGGCCTCGGGGGTCGTTGCCCCGGCGAACAGCGTCTCGAGCAGCTCGGAGAGCGGCGGGCAGTCGGGTCCGGGCTGCAGAGCCTGGCGCAGCAGCCGATTGCGGTCGAAGTCGATCGTCGTCATGACAACTCTCCCTGGGGGTCTTCCGGACGGCTCGGGCTCTTGCCGGGCTTGGGGGCTGCGCCGCGAGCGGCCTCGCTGGCTGAATTGGGCGGACGGGTTGCGCCGAAAGCGTTCGCGCCCGCAGCCGACGCCTTGAAGCTGCGCTGCAGTTTGCGCTTGGCGGCGACCAGGTAGGCCCGGGCACCCGACTTGTTGCCGAGCTCGAGCAGTTGGTCGATGGCCGCCAGCGTCAGTCCGTCGACGAAATGCAGGTGCAGGATCCGGGCTTCGAGCGGCTCGAGATCGGAGGCGATCGCGGCCCGGAGCTGCCCGACGAGCAGCGCCTGGCCGACCTCTTCCTCGACGCTCGGGCCCGGCGCCGCCGGTTCGATGAATCCCTCCTCGTCGATCGAATCGGCATCGCGCCGCCGGTTCGAGATCGACCGGTTGATCGTGACGCTGCGAGTGACGAGGTAGAGCCAGGTCGCGAACGAGCTCTCGAAGCGGAAGGTGTCGAGGCGTTCGTAGACGCGGACGAAGACCTCCTGCGCCAGATCGGCGGCCTCTTCCCGGCGCCCGCTGATCCGCAGGCACCAGGCCGCGACCCGGGTCTGGTAGCGCCGGAAGAGAATGTCGAGGTGGCGCGCCGCGAGCTCGGGATCCTGCCGGACGGCCCGCGCCTCCCGCACGATCTCCTCGTCGCTCCAGCTGGCGATCGATTCCATCCCCGGACGCTCCTCAGCTCTTCCGATCGAACCCGGGAGCTGCCTTCCGCGAGCCTTGGCGAAGGGCAGGAGCCGGGAGCGCTGCCCGGCCGGGTCGGATCCGGCAGCGGACCGGAGGCTCGGCCGGCCGGAGGACAGTCGAGCCGGCGCCGCGGCACCCGAATCGGGACTGCAGGACGCGAGCGGCAGGGCGAGTGGAAGTGGCCTCACGCTTTCCTGAGACAGTCCGGGGGGGTGCGTGGAACAGTTCACTCTCCGGCGAACGGTTCATCGGGTTCCATCCTGGCTCCCGGAACGCGGGTCGGGGCGGCCCGAAGCGCCAGCGTCAGCCGGATCGGTGCAGAGGTCCCAGAGCGCACCAAGGGTGCCGAACGGCCCTCCCCAGACGGCGCGCATCATCACCGCCCGCCATTGCTGGGTCGCCAGGCCGCGGAACCGGATGGCGCGGATCAGCAGCGTCGGCAGCGTCACGAGACAGAAGAGATTCACCGCCACAGCGGTCCAGAAGAGCGGCCGGTTCGAAGGCGAGCCGGGCGACGACAGCTCGGCCACGGCGGCGGCGAGAAAGCTCGCGACGGCAGCGGCAAAGGCCGCGAGTCCGAGCCACCGGTACCACCCGATGGAGCGCCCCGGCGGTCCCGAGCCAGCGCTCATTTCAGTCTGACCCGTCGGCGCGCGCCACGTCGACACGGCGCGCGCCGGCGGCGCCCGAGATGCGAAGCAGCCAGGGGTTGCAGCAGACTTCGCAATCCTGCACCAGGGCACCCTCGAGGTCCGGCTCGAGGTGAACCTCCACCTCTTCGCCGCAGTAGGGACAGGTGATCAGGAACTCGTCGTCCATGCGCCCACAGTCTATGGGACGGCAGGGCGCAGCGGGGTTTCCCCGTCAGGACGACTTCTGCAACCCGTCGAGGATCCCCTGGATGCGCGCCTTCTGCGCCTCGGGGGCCATCGCCAGCGCCTTCCTGTAGATCGCGGCCGCCTCGACTTTCTTGCCCGTCGCGGCCAGCCCCTCACCGAGGCTGTCGTAGGCGTTCCAGGATCCCGGATGACGCTTCACGTTCTCGCGGAAGATCGCGATCGCGTCGGCACTGTTGGCGCCGCCGAGCAGCTGGTAGCCGTAGGCGTTGAGCTCGGCTTCGTTCGCCCCCGGGAGCGCCTCGTCCATGAGCTTCTTCGCTGCGGCGCCGTCGCCCCTCTCGGCGAGCAGGCGTGACTTGGTGAAGCTGTTGGCGAAGTTCTTCTGGATGGCGATCGACTTGTCGACCCAGACCATGGCGTCGTCCAGATGGATCTTGTTGGTGAGCAGCGTCGTCGCGGCCTGATTCCAGGGCTGCCAGAAGAACTGCGGCAGCCCGCGAAGCTCGCGCTGGAGACTCCGATAGACGATCTCGGGCGTATCGACCCTGATCTTGAACGGTACCCGGAGCTTCTCCCAGCGCAGCGCGACGGTCGCTTCCCGGGCGGTCGCGTCGTCGAAGGTGTAGGCGAGCGCCTCTTCGTGCGGCGCAGCTTCCGGCGTCACCTCGACCCGCAGAAGGTCCTCTTTCTCGTCGTACGAGAAGCTCCCCCAGTTCGTGTCGACCGCAGAGAAGATCAGCTGCCAGGCGCCCGCAGAAGGCAGCGTATGGAAACCGTAGCTTCCGGCGGGAAGGACGTGGCCTTCGACCTCGACCGGCGTCGAAAACGCGATCGTCGTGTTCTCGTTCGCGCCCGCCCGCCAGACCTCACCGTACGGCACGACCTTGCCCCAGATCTCGCGCCCCTGGACGCGCGGGCGGTGGTAGGTGACGGTGACCTCGGTGAGTCCAACCGTCTGCGAGACCGTCGCGGCCTGCGAGGGCTGCGGCAGGGTGAGCGGTGGCCCCTGGGCGAAAGCGCGGTCGGTGCCCATACTGCCGAGACTGACTGCGAGTGCGGTGATGGCGGCGGCGAATGCGGCGGACGGTCGGGATGACATCGCGAAGCCTCCTCAGGATTCGGTCTGCGGTGCGGAAGCGGTCTGGGCCTCCTTCCTCATACGGGCCGGACACGCCGGAAGTTCTGGTTCGATGCGCGGGCGACCGCCTCCGCTCACCGATCGGGGTCGGGTAGATAATGGGCACAGGTGGCCTACCTTCACGAGCTCCTCGACGCCTTCGGGGCCGGTCTCTACCTGCTGTTCGGGGCCGCCCACCTCGACCTCTGGCTCCGGCGGCGCGACCGCCCCGGCTACCTCTGGTTGGCGGGCGCGAGCGCCATGGCGCTCCTGGTCGATGGGACCGGATTCCTGATGCGTCGCCTCGCGCCGGCTTCCGACCCGTTCCTCGGCTCGCTCAACCAGTTCGCCGTCGCCGGGGCCACGGTCTGCATCTACGA
Above is a window of Thermoanaerobaculia bacterium DNA encoding:
- a CDS encoding CHAT domain-containing protein: MPLPHSLLRPLFAWPMVFLVLASSANPARAGAPDRKSAAREECERLNDTGSYAEALPHCRDAADLRRPVESGLADGDLGRSLTSLGLALEMTGDRRSAEASYREALALHRSVGQHEAEALVLSNLAALAIGGGDYAAALAWLAAEEAVTRRALAESDAEWAPAELDYVRMNRSVALEQLGAYAEALAEIRPVADHLLAAGDENTARRESAALAVNLAVLYRNLGDPRRALTLLERARLVYERLGDRSALANVHLNRGLAYQLNLREPERADEELSRALALARESGDRGEEIRTLCALGDLRRAAGRLSAARAAFEEAMVAAVASDAMAGRWTAQAGLGRVARDAGDPALALVHLRAAIAGIESTGAALGDAALRGGLLSDQRAVYAAAVDLLAERALELEGPEEERAALEALTIAEQARARELLDALAGGGSGAPLLAAGLAASSARLGPALVYFFGERHLWRFEHEDGRWRIAAAGEPAEIRALVTLVHRPLARAEPAPTDVLARLSHLLLPERLPAGSELRIVPDGRLFYLPFELLPDPERSGRNLVERLAVSYLPSLSVLAHLRSPARAARWNVAALADPELPIRPAAGGSSSLADLLAQRFGLPPLPGAAREARDAAARLGEPSTVELGRAATETKLRELAGEGVRILHIAAHTVVDESIAGGVALFLAPGDRVADPSGAAGDPALATADDGLVTAAELARMPLEVDLAVLSGCRTAVAETGMTGGDGAGGGRALASLSGALLGAGSRGVVASLWEVGDAATAALMEQFYFELARGVRPATALRRAKLRLARDPRWAEAPGWAGFVLLGDPGAIAPPRATWRWLGGALAALTLGGTLMLRQRRGRGRSPASTLG
- a CDS encoding sigma-70 family RNA polymerase sigma factor — translated: MESIASWSDEEIVREARAVRQDPELAARHLDILFRRYQTRVAAWCLRISGRREEAADLAQEVFVRVYERLDTFRFESSFATWLYLVTRSVTINRSISNRRRDADSIDEEGFIEPAAPGPSVEEEVGQALLVGQLRAAIASDLEPLEARILHLHFVDGLTLAAIDQLLELGNKSGARAYLVAAKRKLQRSFKASAAGANAFGATRPPNSASEAARGAAPKPGKSPSRPEDPQGELS
- a CDS encoding CPXCG motif-containing cysteine-rich protein; this translates as MDDEFLITCPYCGEEVEVHLEPDLEGALVQDCEVCCNPWLLRISGAAGARRVDVARADGSD
- a CDS encoding DUF2911 domain-containing protein; protein product: MSSRPSAAFAAAITALAVSLGSMGTDRAFAQGPPLTLPQPSQAATVSQTVGLTEVTVTYHRPRVQGREIWGKVVPYGEVWRAGANENTTIAFSTPVEVEGHVLPAGSYGFHTLPSAGAWQLIFSAVDTNWGSFSYDEKEDLLRVEVTPEAAPHEEALAYTFDDATAREATVALRWEKLRVPFKIRVDTPEIVYRSLQRELRGLPQFFWQPWNQAATTLLTNKIHLDDAMVWVDKSIAIQKNFANSFTKSRLLAERGDGAAAKKLMDEALPGANEAELNAYGYQLLGGANSADAIAIFRENVKRHPGSWNAYDSLGEGLAATGKKVEAAAIYRKALAMAPEAQKARIQGILDGLQKSS